The Miscanthus floridulus cultivar M001 chromosome 7, ASM1932011v1, whole genome shotgun sequence genome includes a region encoding these proteins:
- the LOC136465505 gene encoding BTB/POZ and TAZ domain-containing protein 1-like, translating into MEEKPPHCTVAVLSVPSDAVLAFLNLFYSRVAPGTEELVDSHGPQLLALAHAYCVGWLKRAAEAAVSARLTADRAVDMLQLARLCDVPLLYDRIPITAKATGSLHGQQWPVAARSCSVTAIPVAWDVPQGCAPAANSQSAFSSIYQLAKIRHQLCAACSGLIQTLYTWCARLAAKDFAAVEASDGWRVARRHDPALELEDADNRRARASQEAYRELGQAMGSLNRIFACGTNDNTPSAGPAAADAALRKFATCACKVAPGGCARCKRMLQLFRLHASVCDQPEEDQPCRVPLLCGNGGRLSSGGGGACTAARRAKAPWRRRSVGTSYSQQPHAAREAATAQWQRRASVWRRLEPTALPCSSRPSVPLAFLFLRRKKVLCY; encoded by the exons ATGGAGGAAAAA CCGCCGCACTGCACCGTCGCCGTCCTCAGCGTCCCCTCCGACGCCGTCCTCGCCTTCCTCAACCTCTTCTACTCCAG GGTGGCGCCCGGAACGGAGGAGCTGGTGGACTCGCACGGGCCGCAGCTGCTGGCCCTGGCGCACGCGTACTGCGTCGGGTGGCTGAAGCGCGCCGCCGAAGCCGCCGTGTCGGCACGGCTCACCGCGGACCGCGCCGTGGACATGCTCCAGCTAGCCAGGCTCTGCGACGTGCCGCTACTGTATGACAGAATCCCGATCACAGCGAAAGCGACGGGGA GTTTACATGGCCAGCAATGGCCTGTTGCGGCACGCTCGTGCTCAGTCACCGCCATCCCAGTGGCCTGGGACGTGCCGCAGGGTTGCGCGCCAGCCGCGAACAGCCAGAGCGCATTCAGCTCTATCTATCAACTAGCTAAGATTAGGCATCAGCTATGTGCGGCATGCTCAGGGCTTATTCAAACACTGTACACGTGGTGCGCGCGCCTGGCCGCCAAGGACTTCGCCGCCGTCGAGGCGTCCGACGGGTGGCGTGTCGCGCGGCGCCACGATCCGGCGCTGGAGCTGGAGGACGCGGACAACCGGCGGGCGCGGGCGTCGCAGGAGGCCTACCGGGAGCTCGGCCAGGCCATGGGCTCCCTCAACCGCATCTTCGCCTGCGGCACCAACGACAACACGCCGTCCGCAGGGCCTGCGGCTGCTGATGCGGCACTTCGCAAGTTCGCGACGTGCGCGTGCAAGGTCGCGCCGGGTGGCTGCGCGCGGTGCAAGCGCATGCTGCAGCTCTTCCGCCTCCACGCCTCCGTCTGCGACCAGCCGGAGGAGGACCAACCGTGCCGCGTGCCGCTCTTGTGCGGCAACGGCGGCAGGCTGAGTAGCGGCGGCGGGGGCGCGTGCACGGCTGCGCGCCGAGCGAAGGCACCGTGGCGGCGGCGCTCGGTTGGGACCTCGTACTCACAGCAGCCGCATGCGGCAAGGGAGGCGGCCACGGCTCAATGGCAGCGGCGCGCATCCGTGTGGCGGCGGCTAGAGCCAACCGCGCTGCCGTGCTCTTCCCGGCCATCCGTTCCCCTCGCGTTCCTCTTCTTGAGAAGGAAGAAGGTGCTGTGTTACTGA
- the LOC136466981 gene encoding tocopherol cyclase, chloroplastic-like → MVPSPPRRLPWRHRRFGVEPVHSHPVHVWATWRTLCDTRPRNPTKKNPWAVAAPPARRLDYTAPMNLAAAAAQPAVTPRSGVVLPRSGRRHCRRGVVPLAASFTSSSSSAAAALIYAPTPQDRPLRTPHSGYHFDGTARPFFEGWYFKVSIPECRQSFCFMYSVENPLFRDGMSDLDKLVHGPRFTGVGAQILGADDKYICQFSEKSNNFWGSRHELMLGNTFIPNKESTPPQGEVPPQDFSKRVLEGFQVTPIWHQGLIRDDGRSKYVPNVQTARWEYSTSPVYGWGDVKSKQLSTAGWLAAFPFFEPHWQICMAGGLSTGWIEWDGERFEFENAPSYSEKNWGGGFPRKWYWIQCNVFSGASGEVSLTAAGGLRKIGLGDTYESPSLIGIHYEGQFFEFVPWTGTVSWDIAPWGRWKMSGENKTHLVEIEATTTEPGTALRAPTIEAGLVPACKDTCYGDLRLQLWEKKYDGKQGQMILDATSNMAALEVGGGPWFNGWKGTTVVNEVVNNIVGTQIDVGSLFPIPFLKPPGL, encoded by the exons ATGGTCCCCAGCCCGCCACGGAGGCTGCCGTGGAGGCATCGGAGATTCGGAGTGGAGCCCGTCCACTCTCATCCAGTGCATGTATGGGCCACGTGGCGCACGCTTTGTGACACGAGGCCACGAAACCCAACAAAGAAAAACCCGTGGGCCGTCGCCGCTCCGCCCGCACGGCGACTGGACTATACTGCTCCCATGAacctcgccgccgcagccgcccagCCGGCCGTGACGCCGCGTTCCGGCGTCGTGCTCCCACGGAGCGGCCGCCGACACTGCCGCCGCGGGGTGGTCCCACTCGCGGCCTCCTttacctcctcctcatcctcggcggcggcggcgctcatcTATGCGCCCACGCCGCAGGACCGGCCTCTCCGGACGCCGCATAGCGG GTATCACTTTGATGGCACTGCTCGACCTTTCTTCGAAGGATGGTACTTCAAGGTGTCGATTCCAGAGTGCAGGCAGAGTTTCTGCTTTATGTACTCTGTCGAGAACCCTCTCTTCCGTGATGGTATGAGTGATTTGGACAAGTTGGTACATGGTCCGCGCTTTACTGGTGTGGGAGCACAAATCCTTGGCGCGGACGATAAGTACATATGCCAGTTCTCTGAGAAATCAAACAATTTTTGGGGAA GTAGGCATGAACTAATGCTGGGAAACACTTTCATTCCCAATAAAGAGTCAACTCCCCCGCAAGGGGAGGTGCCCCCTCAG GATTTCTCTAAACGTGTTTTGGAAGGGTTCCAAGTCACCCCAATCTGGCATCAGGGTTTGATACGTGATGATGGAAG GTCAAAGTATGTGCCAAATGTTCAAACAGCTCGCTGGGAGTACAGCACTAGTCCAGTTTATGGGTGGGGTGATGTCAAATCTAAGCAGTTGTCCACAGCTGGTTGGCTTGCAGCTTTTCCTTTCTTTGAACCTCATTGGCAAATATGCATGGCTGGTGGCTTGTCCACAG GATGGATAGAATGGGATGGAGAacggtttgaatttgaaaatgctCCATCTTACTCAGAAAAGAACTGGGGTGGAGGTTTTCCAAGAAAGTGGTATTGG ATCCAGTGCAATGTCTTCTCAGGAGCTTCTGGTGAAGTTTCTTTAACTGCTGCTGGCGGGTTGAGGAAAATTGGACTTGGTGATACCTACGAAAGTCCTTCACTG ATTGGAATACATTACGAGGGACAATTTTTTGAATTCGTACCTTGGACTGGAACAGTAAGCTGGGACATTGCACCGTGGGGTCGTTGGAAGATGTCTGGCGAGAACAAAACTCATCTG GTAGAAATAGAAGCAACCACTACAGAACCAGGAACTGCTCTGCGAGCTCCTACTATCGAAGCTGGACTGGTACCAGCGTGCAAAGACACCTGCTATGGAGATCTAAGGCTACAGTTGTGGGAAAAGAAATACGATGGTAAGCAAGG GCAGATGATACTAGATGCCACAAGCAACATGGCAGCACTAGAAGTTGGCGGAGGCCCGTGGTTCAATGGGTGGAAAGGGACAACTGTTGTGAACGAGGTTGTAAATAACATTGTGGGCACCCAAATCGATGTAGGGAGTCTCTTCCCAATCCCATTTCTTAAGCCCCCAGGCCTGTAG
- the LOC136466980 gene encoding probable inactive nicotinamidase At3g16190, with protein MVSKGEVVREHDPSGRDVELFRRQHYSGEKGPTVKGLKGAELADGLVIKEGEYKLVKTRFSAFFATHLDSVLKTAGIKNLVIVGVQTPNCIRQIVFDAVALDYEKVTVLIDATAAARPEIHLSNIRDMKNIGVDTPTVEEWRR; from the exons ATGGTAAGCAAGGGAGAG GTTGTCAGAGAGCATGATCCTTCTGGAAGAGATGTTGAACTTTTCCGCAGGCAGCATTACTCTGGGGAAAAGGGTCCAACAGTGAAAGGTCTGAAAGGAGCGGAGCTGGCTGATGGGCTTGTTATCAAAGAAGGGGAATACAAGTTGGTGAAGACTAGATTTAGTGCTTTCTTTGCGACGCACCTTGATTCTGTCCTGAAAACTGCAGGAATAAAGAACTTGGTTATTGTTG GAGTTCAGACACCAAATTGCATTCGGCAGATTGTCTTTGATGCTGTAGCACTGGACTATGAGAAAGTTACAGTTCTTATTGATGCAACAGCTGCTGCAAGACCAGAAATCCATTTGT CAAATATCAGGGATATGAAGAACATCGGAGTGGATACACCAACCGTGGAAGAATGGCGCCGCTAG